One Micromonospora sp. WMMD812 genomic window carries:
- the shc gene encoding squalene--hopene cyclase produces MTELLSPKTATTADAGRAVGPDGSDASWAALRRARDHLLDLQDEAGWWKGELATNVTMDAEDLMLRQFLGIRTAEQTEETARWIRSQQRPDGSWATFHGGPGDLSTTIEAYLALRLAGDELEATHMASAAAFVRAHGGLAASRVFTRFWLALFGHWPWSRLPAVPPELVLLPSWVPFNVYDFACWARQTIVPLSIVRALRPVRSLGFDVDELRTAAPPSRPPRLRTRPGLLYRLDRMASGYERVARGPVRRHALRRAAEWIVARQEADGSWGGIQPPWVYSLMALHLLGYPLDHPVLRAGLAGLERFTVREETPDGPVRRLEACQSPVWDTALAVIALSDAGLPPGHPALDRAGRWLLDEEIRIRGDWAVRRPNTPVGGWAFEFDNDGYADTDDTAEVIMALRRTGVPAEGAVLRATRWMLGMQCRDGGWAAFDADNTRAILGDLPFCDFGEVIDPPSADVTAHIVEALAAENFGGTAAVRRGVHWLLRHQEPDGSWFGRWGANHVYGTGAVVPALVAAGVRPGHPAIRRAVEWLLAHQNADGGWGEDLRSYRDPAWIGRGESTASQTAWALLALHAAGHGSGEPAGRAVTWLVDTQRPDGGWDEPQFTGTGFPGDFYINYGLYRLVFPISALARILGARGGEVVATVPGIEATVTR; encoded by the coding sequence ATGACCGAGCTGCTGTCCCCGAAGACCGCCACGACCGCCGACGCCGGGCGGGCCGTCGGCCCGGACGGGTCCGACGCGTCCTGGGCGGCGCTACGCCGGGCCCGGGACCACCTGCTCGACCTCCAGGACGAGGCCGGCTGGTGGAAGGGCGAGCTGGCCACCAACGTCACCATGGACGCCGAGGACCTGATGCTACGGCAGTTCCTCGGCATCCGGACCGCTGAGCAGACCGAAGAGACGGCCCGCTGGATCCGCTCCCAGCAGCGCCCGGACGGCTCGTGGGCCACCTTCCACGGCGGTCCGGGCGACCTCTCCACCACGATCGAGGCGTACCTGGCGCTGCGGCTGGCGGGCGACGAGCTGGAGGCGACGCACATGGCGAGCGCCGCCGCGTTCGTCCGCGCGCACGGCGGACTCGCCGCGAGCCGGGTGTTCACCCGGTTCTGGCTGGCCCTGTTCGGCCACTGGCCGTGGTCCCGGCTGCCCGCCGTCCCGCCCGAGCTGGTCCTGCTGCCGTCGTGGGTCCCGTTCAACGTCTACGACTTCGCCTGCTGGGCCCGGCAGACCATCGTCCCGCTGTCCATCGTCCGCGCGCTGCGCCCGGTGCGGTCGCTCGGCTTCGACGTCGACGAGCTGCGCACCGCCGCGCCGCCGTCCCGGCCACCCCGGCTGCGCACCCGGCCCGGCCTGCTGTACCGGTTGGACCGGATGGCCAGCGGGTACGAGCGCGTCGCCCGCGGGCCGGTACGCCGGCACGCGCTGCGCCGCGCCGCCGAGTGGATCGTGGCCCGCCAGGAGGCCGACGGGTCCTGGGGCGGGATCCAGCCACCCTGGGTCTACTCGCTGATGGCGCTGCACCTGCTCGGCTACCCGCTCGACCACCCGGTGCTGCGGGCCGGGCTGGCCGGCCTGGAACGGTTCACCGTGCGGGAGGAGACCCCGGACGGCCCGGTCCGCCGGTTGGAGGCGTGCCAGTCCCCGGTCTGGGACACCGCGCTCGCCGTCATCGCGCTCTCCGACGCCGGACTGCCGCCCGGCCATCCCGCCCTGGACCGGGCCGGCCGGTGGCTGCTCGACGAGGAGATCCGCATCCGCGGTGACTGGGCCGTACGCCGGCCGAACACGCCGGTGGGCGGCTGGGCCTTCGAGTTCGACAACGACGGGTACGCCGACACCGACGACACCGCCGAGGTGATCATGGCGTTGCGGCGGACCGGCGTGCCGGCCGAGGGCGCGGTGCTGCGGGCCACCCGCTGGATGCTCGGCATGCAGTGCCGCGACGGCGGGTGGGCCGCGTTCGACGCCGACAACACCCGGGCGATCCTCGGCGACCTGCCGTTCTGCGACTTCGGCGAGGTCATCGACCCGCCCAGCGCCGACGTCACCGCGCACATCGTCGAGGCGCTGGCCGCGGAGAACTTCGGCGGCACCGCGGCGGTGCGCCGCGGCGTGCACTGGCTGCTGCGCCACCAGGAGCCGGACGGGTCCTGGTTCGGCCGGTGGGGCGCCAACCACGTGTACGGCACCGGCGCGGTCGTCCCCGCCCTGGTGGCCGCCGGTGTGCGGCCCGGCCACCCGGCGATCCGGCGGGCCGTCGAGTGGTTGCTGGCGCACCAGAACGCGGACGGCGGCTGGGGCGAGGACCTGCGCTCCTACCGCGATCCGGCCTGGATCGGGCGGGGCGAGTCCACGGCGTCGCAGACCGCCTGGGCGCTGCTCGCGCTGCACGCCGCCGGCCACGGGTCGGGGGAGCCGGCCGGCCGGGCGGTGACCTGGCTGGTCGACACCCAACGGCCGGACGGTGGCTGGGACGAGCCGCAGTTCACCGGCACCGGCTTTCCCGGCGACTTCTACATCAACTACGGGCTGTACCGACTGGTGTTCCCGATCAGCGCGCTCGCCCGGATCCTCGGCGCGCGGGGCGGTGAGGTCGTGGCCACGGTGCCCGGCATCGAGGCCACGGTGACCCGGTGA
- the hpnE gene encoding hydroxysqualene dehydroxylase HpnE, whose protein sequence is MTGPTAPPGGGGVCVIGGGLAGITAAIRLADLGLPVTLLESRPELGGATYSFRRHGLTVDTGQHVFLRCYHAYRGLLDRLGTTAGTDLQPRFSVPVVLPGRPPHLLARRRLPAPAHLLPALAGYRLLSPGERLAAVRACAALRHVDPDAPATDRIAFGDWLAAHGQSERAVRRLWDLITVAALNLPSTQASLALAARVFRTGLLEAADAGDIGRPLVPLVDLHAVAARRVLDRLGARVHIRTRVRWIHPEPGGFRVGVGGGELAADAVVLAVPHQTAAALVPPPAAPDAGVWHRLGAAPIVNVHLRYARRITRLTMAAAVDSAAQWIFDRSAPDAGDEQHLVVSLSAADAEIDRPAAELVAAQRHALAELFPAARHTPVRDAFVSREPRATFRQAPGTRAYRPAPTTRLPGLVLAGAWTDTGWPDTMEGAVRSGQEAADILARQLVSRPRHHTEAAR, encoded by the coding sequence ATGACCGGGCCGACAGCTCCGCCGGGCGGCGGCGGTGTGTGCGTCATCGGCGGCGGGCTGGCCGGCATCACCGCGGCGATCCGCCTCGCCGACCTCGGCCTTCCGGTGACCCTGCTGGAGAGCCGGCCCGAACTCGGCGGTGCCACCTACTCGTTCCGCCGGCACGGGCTGACCGTGGACACCGGGCAGCACGTCTTCCTGCGCTGCTACCACGCGTACCGGGGCCTGCTGGACCGGCTCGGCACCACCGCCGGCACGGACCTGCAACCGCGGTTCTCGGTGCCGGTGGTGCTTCCCGGCCGGCCGCCGCACCTGCTGGCCCGCCGCCGGCTGCCCGCGCCGGCGCACCTGCTGCCCGCCCTGGCCGGCTACCGGCTGCTCAGCCCCGGCGAGCGGCTCGCCGCCGTCCGCGCCTGTGCCGCGCTGCGGCACGTCGACCCGGACGCGCCGGCCACCGACCGGATCGCCTTCGGTGACTGGCTCGCCGCGCACGGCCAGAGCGAGCGCGCGGTGCGCCGGCTCTGGGACCTGATCACCGTGGCGGCGTTGAACCTGCCCAGCACACAGGCGTCGCTGGCCCTGGCCGCCCGGGTGTTCCGCACCGGTCTGCTCGAGGCGGCCGACGCCGGCGACATCGGCCGCCCCCTGGTGCCCCTGGTCGACCTGCACGCGGTCGCCGCCCGGCGGGTGCTGGACCGGCTCGGTGCCCGGGTGCACATCCGGACCCGGGTCCGGTGGATCCACCCGGAGCCCGGCGGTTTCCGCGTCGGGGTGGGCGGCGGCGAACTCGCCGCGGACGCGGTCGTGCTGGCGGTGCCCCACCAGACCGCGGCCGCGCTGGTGCCCCCGCCCGCCGCGCCGGACGCGGGCGTCTGGCACCGGTTGGGCGCGGCCCCGATCGTCAACGTGCACCTGCGCTACGCCCGCCGGATCACCCGGCTGACCATGGCCGCCGCGGTGGACTCCGCGGCACAGTGGATCTTCGACCGGTCGGCGCCGGACGCCGGCGACGAGCAGCACCTGGTGGTGTCGCTGTCGGCCGCCGACGCCGAGATCGACCGCCCGGCCGCCGAACTGGTGGCGGCACAGCGCCACGCGCTGGCCGAGCTGTTCCCCGCCGCCCGCCACACCCCGGTACGCGACGCGTTCGTCAGCCGGGAACCGCGGGCGACCTTCCGGCAGGCCCCCGGCACCCGGGCGTACCGGCCGGCTCCGACCACTCGCCTGCCCGGGCTGGTACTGGCTGGCGCTTGGACCGACACCGGATGGCCGGACACGATGGAGGGCGCGGTACGCAGCGGCCAGGAGGCCGCCGACATCCTCGCCCGGCAGCTCGTGTCCCGGCCCCGACACCACACGGAGGCCGCACGATGA
- the ispH gene encoding 4-hydroxy-3-methylbut-2-enyl diphosphate reductase — protein sequence MRPEASALRRGLGDTDPYGRLTLCRTGTGPRRARSAAARRPAGTGPVAVAGIGGGLAPGLATGDVVVASVVRADPLALDAPQGEVRMPDADLLAAVLRRRGLRVHVGPVVSTDRLADGGARDRLAATGALVADLESAWLLAGCAGRPTACVRVVADTAAGSLYRPTTLGRVRAALRVLPVVAAALTEWAEVAGSVHHVLLASPRSFCAGVERAIAVVEQALDRHGPPVYVRKQIVHNARVVADLQARGAVFVDELDEVPDGAPTVFSAHGVSPAVRQEATERRLPVIDATCPLVTKVHAEARRFAGRGDTVLLVGHEGHEETDGTLGEAPGRIRLVPDPAAAETVQVDDPSRVSYLVQTTLAVDEAAGILDTLRRRFPALAGPASDDICYATTNRQRAITAVAARADLVLVVGSANSSNSRRLVEVAERAGARAHLVDDVSGIDLRWLAGAATVGVTAGASAPPDLVDEVVAALTALGAREVSEHTAAVEDVVFTLPKEVRP from the coding sequence ATGCGGCCGGAGGCGTCGGCGTTGCGGCGCGGGCTGGGCGACACCGACCCGTACGGGCGGCTGACCCTGTGCCGGACCGGGACCGGGCCTCGACGGGCCCGCTCGGCCGCCGCCCGGCGCCCGGCCGGGACCGGCCCGGTCGCGGTCGCCGGCATCGGCGGCGGGCTCGCGCCCGGGCTGGCCACGGGTGACGTGGTGGTGGCCAGCGTGGTGCGCGCCGACCCGCTGGCCCTCGACGCCCCGCAGGGCGAGGTGCGGATGCCCGACGCCGACCTGCTCGCCGCCGTGCTGCGCCGCCGTGGCCTGCGGGTGCACGTGGGGCCGGTGGTCAGCACGGACCGGCTGGCCGACGGCGGCGCCCGGGACCGGCTGGCCGCGACCGGCGCCCTCGTCGCCGACCTCGAATCGGCCTGGCTGCTGGCCGGCTGCGCCGGCCGCCCGACGGCCTGCGTGCGGGTGGTCGCGGACACGGCGGCCGGCTCGCTGTACCGGCCGACCACCCTCGGCCGGGTCCGCGCCGCGCTGCGGGTGCTGCCGGTGGTGGCGGCCGCGCTCACCGAGTGGGCCGAGGTGGCCGGCAGCGTGCACCACGTGCTGCTCGCCTCCCCCCGGTCGTTCTGTGCCGGGGTGGAGCGGGCGATCGCGGTGGTGGAACAGGCGCTGGACCGGCACGGACCGCCGGTGTACGTCCGCAAGCAGATCGTGCACAACGCCCGGGTGGTGGCCGACCTCCAGGCCCGCGGCGCGGTGTTCGTGGACGAACTGGACGAGGTCCCCGACGGCGCTCCCACCGTCTTCTCCGCGCACGGCGTGTCGCCGGCGGTCCGACAGGAGGCCACCGAGCGGCGGCTGCCGGTCATCGACGCCACCTGCCCACTGGTCACCAAGGTGCACGCCGAGGCGCGCCGGTTCGCCGGGCGGGGCGACACGGTGCTGCTCGTCGGGCACGAGGGCCACGAGGAGACCGACGGCACGCTGGGCGAGGCGCCCGGGCGGATCCGGCTGGTGCCGGACCCGGCCGCGGCCGAGACCGTGCAGGTCGACGACCCGTCGCGGGTGTCGTACCTGGTCCAGACCACGCTCGCCGTGGACGAGGCGGCGGGGATCCTGGACACCCTGCGTCGGCGCTTTCCGGCGCTGGCCGGGCCCGCTTCGGACGACATCTGCTACGCCACCACCAACCGGCAGCGGGCGATCACGGCCGTCGCCGCCCGCGCCGACCTGGTCCTGGTGGTCGGCTCGGCCAACTCCTCCAACTCCCGTCGGCTGGTGGAGGTCGCCGAGCGCGCGGGGGCGCGCGCGCATCTGGTGGACGACGTGAGCGGCATCGACCTGCGCTGGCTGGCCGGCGCGGCGACGGTCGGGGTCACGGCCGGCGCGTCGGCGCCGCCGGATCTGGTCGACGAGGTGGTCGCCGCGCTGACCGCACTCGGCGCGAGGGAGGTGAGCGAGCACACCGCTGCCGTGGAGGACGTGGTTTTCACCCTGCCGAAGGAGGTACGGCCGTGA
- the hpnH gene encoding adenosyl-hopene transferase HpnH: MPLRQSLRVASYLAGQKIRRRKRFPLLLELEPLFACNLKCAGCGKIQQPANLLKRRMPVEQALAAVEECGAPMVSIAGGEPLMHPEIDKLVAELVRRKKYVFLCTNAVLLPKKIDKFRPSPYFAFTVHIDGLRERHDASVCKDGVFDAAVEAVRDAKRRGFRVTTNTTFFNTDTPQTIIEVLDYLNDDLGVDEMMLSPAYAYEKAPDQEHFLGVTETRELFRKAFSGGRRARWRLNHSPLFLDFLEGKVDFPCTAWAIPSYSLLGWQKPCYLMSDGYASSYRELVEQTDWDSYGRGRDERCANCMAHCGYEPTAVLATMSSLRETMRAARLN; encoded by the coding sequence ATGCCGTTGCGTCAGAGCCTGCGGGTCGCCAGTTACCTGGCCGGCCAGAAGATACGCCGGCGGAAGCGGTTCCCGCTGCTGCTGGAGCTGGAGCCGCTGTTCGCCTGCAACCTGAAGTGCGCGGGCTGCGGCAAGATCCAGCAGCCGGCGAACCTGCTCAAGCGTCGGATGCCCGTGGAGCAGGCCCTCGCCGCGGTGGAGGAGTGCGGCGCGCCGATGGTCTCGATCGCCGGTGGCGAACCGCTCATGCACCCGGAGATCGACAAGCTGGTCGCCGAGCTGGTCCGGCGCAAGAAGTACGTCTTCCTCTGCACCAACGCCGTCCTGCTGCCGAAGAAGATCGACAAGTTCCGCCCGTCGCCGTACTTCGCGTTCACCGTCCACATCGACGGGCTGCGCGAGCGGCACGACGCGTCGGTGTGCAAGGACGGCGTCTTCGACGCCGCGGTGGAGGCGGTGCGCGACGCCAAGCGGCGCGGGTTCCGGGTCACCACCAACACCACGTTCTTTAACACCGACACGCCGCAGACCATCATCGAGGTCCTCGACTACCTCAACGACGACCTGGGCGTGGACGAGATGATGCTCTCCCCGGCGTACGCCTACGAGAAGGCGCCGGACCAGGAGCACTTCCTCGGGGTGACGGAGACCCGGGAGCTGTTCCGCAAGGCCTTCTCCGGCGGTCGGCGGGCCCGCTGGCGGTTGAACCACTCGCCGCTCTTCCTCGACTTCCTGGAGGGGAAGGTGGACTTCCCCTGCACCGCCTGGGCCATCCCGTCGTACTCGCTGCTGGGCTGGCAGAAACCCTGTTACCTGATGTCCGACGGGTACGCGTCGAGCTACCGGGAGTTGGTCGAGCAGACCGACTGGGACAGCTACGGCCGGGGCCGCGACGAGCGCTGCGCCAACTGCATGGCGCACTGCGGGTACGAGCCGACCGCGGTGCTGGCCACCATGTCCTCGCTGCGCGAGACGATGCGGGCGGCGCGACTCAACTAG
- a CDS encoding SDR family oxidoreductase produces the protein MRLTGAVVLVTGASSGIGAAVVRRLARDGSHVVAAGRDAARLDRLASETGATTLLTDLSRPHAGRELAERALARHARVDVLVNNAGLGWAGPFGGMADPLADELLAVNLRAPIELTRALLPSMCHRGGHLVFVGSIAGRLGVDGEAVYAATKAGLDAFAQSLRLELASRHVAVSMVVPGVVDTPFFARRGQPYRRRIPRPLAPERVADALADAILRDRAEVYVPGWLRLPVAVRGVLPAVYRRLASRFG, from the coding sequence GTGCGCCTGACCGGCGCGGTGGTGCTGGTGACCGGCGCCTCGTCGGGGATCGGGGCGGCGGTGGTGCGGCGGCTCGCCCGGGACGGGAGCCACGTCGTCGCCGCCGGACGGGACGCCGCCCGGCTCGACCGGCTCGCCTCGGAGACCGGCGCCACCACCCTGCTGACCGACCTGAGCCGGCCGCACGCCGGGCGGGAGTTGGCCGAGCGGGCTCTGGCCCGACATGCCCGGGTGGACGTGCTGGTCAACAACGCCGGCCTGGGCTGGGCCGGACCGTTCGGCGGGATGGCCGACCCGCTCGCCGACGAGTTGCTCGCGGTGAACCTGCGGGCACCGATCGAGCTGACCCGGGCACTGTTGCCCAGTATGTGTCACCGCGGCGGCCATCTGGTGTTCGTGGGGTCGATCGCCGGCCGGCTGGGGGTGGACGGCGAAGCGGTCTACGCGGCCACCAAGGCCGGCCTGGACGCCTTCGCGCAGAGCCTGCGGCTGGAGTTGGCCTCCCGCCACGTGGCGGTCAGCATGGTGGTGCCCGGAGTCGTCGACACCCCGTTCTTCGCCCGCCGGGGCCAGCCGTACCGACGCCGCATCCCCCGTCCGCTGGCGCCGGAGCGGGTGGCGGACGCGCTGGCCGACGCCATCCTCCGCGACCGCGCCGAGGTCTACGTGCCGGGCTGGCTGCGCCTGCCGGTGGCGGTACGCGGAGTGCTGCCCGCGGTGTACCGCCGGCTCGCCAGCCGGTTCGGGTGA
- a CDS encoding polyprenyl synthetase family protein — MTVVRSRSSDQIQTHVEPAIRVLLDRLDAGNRLVAGYQLGYWDADGSPAANQGKGLRPALALLSARAAGADVGAGVPAAAAVELAHNFSLLHDDVMDGDTERRHRPTAWTVFGVGPAILAGDALIGLAYEALVEQPGGHPAAQRLAHDVRALIAGQMADLTFERRDDVTLDECLTMAGNKTAALLAGSCALGALLCGAPAALVDGLSRFGFHLGLAFQLVDDVLGIWGDPRRTGKPVGSDLRARKRSIPVVRALSGGDAAGAALAELYRAPAPLGDDDVARASALVEETGARDWTQQRAWQETERARAELDALELPDDVRGELADVADFITGRDH; from the coding sequence ATGACCGTTGTACGCAGCCGCAGCAGCGACCAGATCCAGACTCACGTCGAGCCGGCGATCCGGGTCCTCCTCGACCGTCTGGACGCGGGCAACCGGCTGGTCGCCGGCTACCAGCTCGGCTACTGGGACGCCGACGGGTCACCCGCCGCCAACCAGGGCAAGGGCCTGCGTCCGGCGCTGGCGCTGCTGTCGGCCCGGGCCGCGGGCGCCGACGTCGGGGCGGGCGTGCCGGCCGCCGCCGCCGTCGAGCTGGCGCACAACTTCTCGCTGCTGCACGACGACGTCATGGACGGCGACACCGAGCGACGCCACCGGCCGACCGCGTGGACGGTGTTCGGCGTGGGTCCGGCGATCCTCGCCGGCGACGCGCTCATCGGGCTCGCGTACGAGGCGCTGGTCGAGCAGCCCGGCGGCCACCCGGCGGCGCAGCGGCTCGCCCACGACGTACGGGCGCTGATCGCCGGCCAGATGGCCGACCTCACCTTCGAGCGGCGCGACGACGTCACCCTCGACGAGTGCCTGACCATGGCGGGAAACAAGACGGCCGCCCTGCTGGCCGGGTCGTGCGCGCTCGGCGCGCTGCTCTGCGGCGCACCGGCCGCGCTCGTCGACGGCCTGTCCCGGTTCGGCTTCCACCTGGGACTGGCCTTCCAGCTCGTCGACGACGTGCTCGGCATCTGGGGAGACCCGCGGCGCACTGGCAAGCCGGTCGGGTCGGACCTGCGCGCCCGCAAGCGCAGCATCCCGGTCGTCCGGGCGCTGAGCGGCGGTGACGCCGCGGGCGCGGCCCTGGCCGAGCTCTACCGCGCGCCGGCACCGCTCGGCGACGACGACGTCGCCCGGGCGAGCGCACTGGTCGAGGAGACCGGCGCCCGCGACTGGACGCAGCAGCGGGCCTGGCAGGAGACCGAACGGGCCCGGGCCGAGCTGGACGCGCTGGAGCTGCCGGACGACGTACGCGGCGAACTCGCCGACGTGGCCGACTTCATCACCGGGCGGGACCACTGA